The Streptococcus respiraculi sequence GTGTAGATAAAAAAGAGCTTGATGAAGAGGGCAAGCAGATTGCGGAGGATTTAAGATTGGTTCAATACGATTTAGTAGCGGGGAAAGATTATCTTTCAAAGGAATTCTTTGAAATTCCTAAATAGGTATATGTAATTTAGGAATAGAATAGCTTCAGAACATAGATAAACCCGAGATTTATTTAAACAAATTCAAAACCTCTGCTAACTGAACATTTGATTTTCCGATTTTCGCGAGCAGAGCGAGCCTCATCAGATACTTTTCGCTGTGGTAAAGTAGCGTCATGATCGGTCATGACGCTACTCGGAAATTTTGAGACCTCGGGCTCAAAATTCAGGTATGGAATTCCGCAGGAAGTCGCTACCGTACGCACCACCTAAGAAAAGTATTTCAAAAAAACTTTTTCTTCAATCTTTTTTCTTTTACTTGAGAAATAAACAAACTCTTAGAAATACTGCTATATCAGCACTTCTAAGAGTTTCTGTTATATGGTAGTCAACCTCAAAAATAAAAATTTTTCTATCCCTAATAAGATTTGTCTACGTGCTGAGAATAGCTTAGCTATTCTATTTTTTCTCATTTTATGCTAAAATGGTAGGAGGAGGAGCGAAATGATTAAGATATTTGGTCGGATTCGATATCACTGGCAGCCAGAATTGTCCTGGTCGATTATTTATTGGTCCTTAGCAATTACTCCGGCTTTTCTTGCCCTATCTCTCATATTAGAAAAGTTACGAATATCTGATACCATTATTCAGCTATTTGTTCTGGTCATTATTATGTTTGGGATCGGTTGGCATAGGTATTTTGTAATCGATGAGGAGTATTTACGGATTGCTTCGGCAAATCCCTTTGCCTCAAAAAAGGTTCGGATAAATACGATTTCTAAGATTGAAGTGACCTATCTATTCGTGAAAATTTTTTCGACCGATATGCCAGAGGGAAAAGTCTATTATATCCGAAAGTGGCCGAAAAAGTATTTTGTCAATGCGCTAGCCCTCAATCCCCATTTTCAAGGGGAAATTGTCTTGACCGATCATCTGATTACGCAGGACTATTTTGAAGAATATTATGCGAATAAGGACTAACTAGTCGACAGAAATCGCTTTTGTAGGACAGGATTTAGCAGCTAGGAGCGTGTCTTGTTGCTCAGTAACTTCGATGCTAGTATCCTCAGGGGAGTCAGCAAATAAGACAATGCCATTATCATCGTAGTCAAAGACAGTTGAAATGGTTTGGCAGAGTCCACAAGCGATACATTTTTCTGGATAAAGTGTAATTTTCATATTATTATTGTAATGAGATTTTATTAAAAAAACAAGGAGAAAGATTATTCATGTCACAAGAACCATGGAATGAGGAAATTTATCAATCTACTGAAAGTAGAAGGAGTCGTTCAAACAAGGGTAGCTCAAGTACCCGAGTGCTGAGCATCTTAGCCGTATTATTCTTATTTATTGTTATTATCACCACCGTTGCTATGGTCTATCTCTCTCATGGAGGTAGTAAGACAGATGCTACTCAAGAATTTTACAATAGCAACAGTACAGTGACAGCAGCAAGTAGCGCGAAGGAAGAAACTTCTACAGCAAGTACAAGTAGTCAGTCGTCAGAATCATCTGCTCCTGCAAGTGAATCAAGCAGCAGTCGTGTAGCAGACACAACTCAATCTTCTACAGCAGTCGCTGGTGAAACGCTTAGTGTTCAGGCAGGCGAAGGTGCAGGATCAATTGCAGCACGTGCGGGAATTTCAATTGAGGAACTGGAACGCTTAAACCCAGATAAAATGACAGGTCCTGGTGGAACTTGGTGGGCAAACCCAGGTGATATCGTTAAAATTAAGTAAGAGGAATTATGAAATCAATTCAAATCGCCATTGATGGTCCAGCATCAAGTGGCAAGAGTACCGTTGCAAAGATTATTGCAAAAGAGTTTGGTTATACCTATTTAGATACGGGAGCTATGTATCGGGCGGCGACCTATTTGGCCCTACAACATCAGGTGAACCAAGAAGACAGCGCAGCTATTATCGCCTTGCTAGAGCAGTTTCCAATTAGCTTTGGTCGCAATGAAAGTGGTGAGCAGTTGGTCTTTGTCGGCGATGTCGACATCACCCATGCCATTCGTGAAAATCAGGTGACTAATAATGTTTCCTTGGTCTCTGCCCTTGCTCCCATTCGTGAGAAATTGGTCGATTTGCAGCGCCAGATTGCAGCACAAGGTGGCATTGTCATGGATGGACGTGATATTGGGACAGTTGTGCTTCCTGAGGCGGAGTTAAAGATTTTCCTTATTGCATCTGTTGAAGAGCGAGCACTTCGTCGCTTTAAGGAAAATAAGGGAAAAGGGATTCCAACTGACTTGGAACGCTTGAAAGAAGAAATTGCCCTTCGTGACCATAAAGACAGTACACGAGCTGTTGCTCCTCTAAAAGCGGCAGATGATGCCATTACCTTTGATACAACAGGTGTATCGATTGAGGGTGTGGTAGAATTTATTTCCAAAAAAGCAAAAGAAATTCTTGACAAGTAAAAAAAGTATTGGTATACTATTAACATTGAGAAAAGCAGAAGTGAGAGCTTCTCGCCTTGCGACTAACGTTGTCTGGCTCTACGTGTTAAATTTTCTTCGGAAAGATAATGATGTAGTGGTGGACTTGTGTTAGCAAGTCTACTTTGTTTTTCTCGAAAAAAATAAAATGAGGTGAAAGCCATAGCAAAGCAAGATTTGTTCATCAATGATGAAATTCGTGTGCGTGAAGTTCGTCTTATCGGTCTCGAGGGTGAACAGTTAGGAATTAAACCGCTCAACGAAGCCCAAGCGATAGCTGATAGTGCTAACGTTGATTTAGTGTTGATTCAACCGCAAGCTAAACCACCTGTTGCGAAAATTATGGACTACGGTAAGTTCAAATTTGAGTATCAGAAAAAACAAAAAGAGCAACGTAAAAAACAAAGCGTTGTGACGGTCAAGGAAGTGCGTCTCAGTCCGACTATTGATAAGGGAGACTTCGATACAAAACTTCGTAATGCCCGTAAGTTCCTTGAAAAAGGGAACAAAGTAAAGGTATCCATCCGTTTTAAAGGACGTATGATTACCCATAAAGAAGTTGGAGCAAAAGTCTTGGCAGAATTTGCTGAAGCAACGCAAGACATTGCGATTATTGAGCAAAGAGCTAAGATGGATGGACGTCAAATGTTCATGCAACTGGCACCAGCTTCAGAGAAAAAATAAGCTTACTAAGCAAAAGGAGAATTAAAATGCCAAAACAAAAAACTCACCGCGCATCAGCTAAACGTTTCAAACGTACAGGTTCTGGTGGATTGAAACGCTTCCGCGCTTATACTTCACACCGTTTCCACGGTAAAACTAAAAAACAACGTCGTCACCTTCGTAAAGCAGCAATGGTACATTCAGGTGACTTCAAACGTATCAAAGCAATGCTTACAGGACTTAAATAAGTCAAATTACTAGAAATTAGAGAATTATTCGGAGGAAAATATAAATGGCACGTGTTAAAGGTGGCGTTGTATCGCGCAAACGCCGTAAACGTATTTTAAAATTAGCTAAAGGTTACTATGGTGCAAAACACATCTTGTTCCGTACTGCAAAAGAACAAGTAATGAACTCTTACTACTATGCATACCGTGACCGTCGTCAGAAAAAACGCGATTTCCGTAAATTGTGGATTACTCGTATCAACGCGGCTGCTCGTATGAATGGTCTTTCATACTCACAATTGATGCATGGTTTGAAATTGGCTGAAATCGAAGTAAACCGTAAAATGTTGGCTGACCTTGCTGTAAATGACGCAGCTGCTTTCACAGCACTTGCAGATGCAGCAAAAACTAAGCTTGGTAAATAATGAAAAAGGATGAGAGGAATCTCATCTTTTTTTGCGGAAATAGGAAGAAGACAGATGATCCGCTGGATATTTTTTGATGTAGGGTCGACTTTGGTAGATGAAGCAGTCTCTTATCAGCGATTTGCAAATGAGTGTGCACTGGTTTTACGAGATTATGGAAAGCAGGTGTCTGCGGCAGAATTTTTAGAAAAAATGAAAGAGATGGCAGCACTTGGAGAAGCCCCTATCAGAAGTGCCTGGTCTTGGTATGGTTTGCTGGCCAGTCTACGTCCTAGATGGAAGCATGTGGATGAGATAGTCTATCCAGATGTCATTCCGACTTTGAACTATCTTAGTCAGTTCTATCACTTGGGGATTATTGCTAATCAAGGACGAGGCTTAGAGGAGCGATTGGAAGTATTTGGAATTCGCCATTTCTTTGATAAAATTATCTGTTCAGAAGAGATTGGTTATAAAAAGCCTAATCGAGCGATTTTTGATGTTGCGTTAGCGGATGCGAATTGTAGAGCTGAAGATGCTATTTATATCGGAGATCGCATGGACAATGATATTCTGCCCGCAAAGGCAGTAGGAATGCGAACGGTACATATTTTACAAGGAATCGGACCACATGACTGTCCAAATACAAGACTAGAAAGTGATATCACGATTCAGCAGTTGAGCGACCTTTGCTCCTTATTTTAGGATGCCTGTCCTAAACGGGGTAGTATAGTGAATTGAATAAAGGTTAGGACATCGTTCAGTCGCTTTGATGAATGCCAGTTTTATCTGCAGCTCCTTGCCTTGTCCTATTCCTTTCTTAATTCACTATATTTTCTGTATCTGATTAGCAGTAGAATGATAATCTCAACTAGAGTGCATTTTCTATGCTTATTTTAAATAGAAATTACAGTAAAATGTGAAATAGATAGGCGAAAAACAAAACTGGCAAAAACGAAATTTTAAGTGAGAACAACTCGTAAAAAACGCATAAAATCAAGGTTTCTAAAAACTGATTTTATGCGTTTTTACACTATTTGAAGACTTTCTGTCCAGCCTCGTTACATTTTCTAACAACAGGCACATCATTTATTGATAGCTGAGCTGAGTAAGAACAGAATGAGGATAACGGGTTTCTATGTTATCATCGTTATCGAATGTTATTCCCTTATTCTTTTTTCTCACTTGAAGATGAACTACTAGAAGTTGAGCTATTGGGACTCGTTGAAGCAGGATTTGATTCGTGTAGGTTACGATAACTTGGTGCTTGGAATAGGTCAACGGTTGATTTTTCGCCATTTTTGCTATACAGGCTGGTGGAGTTGTCCCCTAGTTCTTCTTCAAGAGCCAATTGTGTCTTGAGAGAGTTAATATAAGAGATGTCCTTCGTGTTTACAGTTGGTAGACCATTGTCTAGGAAGCGAAGGAGATCGCCTGTCTGAATGGCGTCACTTGCCGCCAGCTGGTTTTTGACGCGCGTGCGAATATCTTCAACCTTTTTGAGGGTTTCTTCATCAGGATTGGTAATTTCTTCGCCTGTTTTGGTGCTATAGAGTTTTCCACCATAGCTGGTGTAGTCAGGGGTAATGAAACTTCCAGGGGTACGCAACGCAACAATTTGATGATTATCTTTTGATAAGAGGTCCTGTCCAACTTGGAGGTATTTTTTAGAATCAATTCCTAGAAGATGCTCTAGCGTAGGAAGGGCATCGATTTCTCCACCGAAGGTATTAATGATACGTCCTTTGTTCATTCCTGGAACCACAATCATGTACGGAACTCGTTGGAGCATCGCGTTATCATAGTCTGACCAGGTTTCAGAGTTGGCATCAAGCAAAGGTGCTAAGCTCGGATTACGAGAATTGGAGATTCCGTAGTGATCTCCATAAAGAACAATAATGGATTTTTCATAGAGACCTGTTGCCTTCAAATAATCGAAGAAGGCCTTGATCGAAGCATCCAAGTAATTAGCGGTAGCAAAGTAGCCGTTGATTGTTTCATCTTTTGTATCGGCCAGTGGGAATCCCGTTTCATCGCCTGTGAGGCTGGTTGTGTAAGGATAATGGTTTGATACGGTGATAAACTTAGTGTAGAAAGGTTGCTGCAAGTGTTCAAAGTATTGAATCGAATCAGCAAACATGACCTTATCGTTTAAGCCATATTCAAAAGAATTTTCGGCAGTGGTCTCTGTGAAATAGGACTTATCAAAGAAGTAGTTATAGCCCCATTGTTTATAGGTGTTGTTTCGATTCCAGAAGCCAGCAGCATTTCCATGAAAGACAGCTGATGTATAGCCTCCTTCTTGAGAAAGGATATGAGGCGCTGCTTGTTGCGTATTGCTGCCACCGTATTGTACCATGAAGGAGCCTTGATTCAGCCCAAAGAGTGATGTTTCTATCATGGTTTCGGCATCAGAGGTTTTACCGGCCTTTACTTGATTGAAGAAGTTAGAGAAGGCAAAGGTCGAATTGGAGTGGTAAAGGGAATTGAGAAATGGTGTGACTTCATACTCTTTCCCGTCTACCTTTAGCTTGTAATCGATGATAAACTGTTGCAGACTTTCCAAATGGAGATAGATGACATTACGGCCTTTTGCCATACCGAAGAATTCATCATTTGGCTTAGCGTAATGCTCTGCGACATATTCTTGAACAGGCACCAAGTCTTCGGCTGTTGCTTCTGAACGGTCCTTGTGGACATTATAGGTCTGGTAAGCGTTGTAACCTAAGAAAGATGGGAGTCCCAAAGCGCGGACGATATAGGTATTGGAAAACCCGCGTGACAATAACTCAGGACGATCAATTTCTGCTAAAAAGAGATTGATTGAAAAGAGTAGGATAGACAGGGCCGTGACTGCAAAACTAGACCGCTTGTTAAAGGGCTGTGGATCGACCGGTATTTTTTTCTTGAAAAAGAAATACGTCACCACAATAAAATCCAAGAAATAGACTAAATCCCAGATTCTCAAGGCCTTGAGGGTCGTTTGGAATAACCCAGCTGCAACGCTCGAGCTCGCCATCATGGTTGAAATCGAGATGTAGTCCGAAAACTCTCTAAAGTAGAGGGTATTTGAAAATAGCCATAA is a genomic window containing:
- a CDS encoding EbsA family protein, with product MIKIFGRIRYHWQPELSWSIIYWSLAITPAFLALSLILEKLRISDTIIQLFVLVIIMFGIGWHRYFVIDEEYLRIASANPFASKKVRINTISKIEVTYLFVKIFSTDMPEGKVYYIRKWPKKYFVNALALNPHFQGEIVLTDHLITQDYFEEYYANKD
- a CDS encoding ferredoxin, with translation MKITLYPEKCIACGLCQTISTVFDYDDNGIVLFADSPEDTSIEVTEQQDTLLAAKSCPTKAISVD
- a CDS encoding SAG1386/EF1546 family surface-associated protein; translation: MSQEPWNEEIYQSTESRRSRSNKGSSSTRVLSILAVLFLFIVIITTVAMVYLSHGGSKTDATQEFYNSNSTVTAASSAKEETSTASTSSQSSESSAPASESSSSRVADTTQSSTAVAGETLSVQAGEGAGSIAARAGISIEELERLNPDKMTGPGGTWWANPGDIVKIK
- the cmk gene encoding (d)CMP kinase: MKSIQIAIDGPASSGKSTVAKIIAKEFGYTYLDTGAMYRAATYLALQHQVNQEDSAAIIALLEQFPISFGRNESGEQLVFVGDVDITHAIRENQVTNNVSLVSALAPIREKLVDLQRQIAAQGGIVMDGRDIGTVVLPEAELKIFLIASVEERALRRFKENKGKGIPTDLERLKEEIALRDHKDSTRAVAPLKAADDAITFDTTGVSIEGVVEFISKKAKEILDK
- the infC gene encoding translation initiation factor IF-3 — translated: MKAIAKQDLFINDEIRVREVRLIGLEGEQLGIKPLNEAQAIADSANVDLVLIQPQAKPPVAKIMDYGKFKFEYQKKQKEQRKKQSVVTVKEVRLSPTIDKGDFDTKLRNARKFLEKGNKVKVSIRFKGRMITHKEVGAKVLAEFAEATQDIAIIEQRAKMDGRQMFMQLAPASEKK
- the rpmI gene encoding 50S ribosomal protein L35 yields the protein MPKQKTHRASAKRFKRTGSGGLKRFRAYTSHRFHGKTKKQRRHLRKAAMVHSGDFKRIKAMLTGLK
- the rplT gene encoding 50S ribosomal protein L20, whose product is MARVKGGVVSRKRRKRILKLAKGYYGAKHILFRTAKEQVMNSYYYAYRDRRQKKRDFRKLWITRINAAARMNGLSYSQLMHGLKLAEIEVNRKMLADLAVNDAAAFTALADAAKTKLGK
- a CDS encoding HAD family hydrolase, which translates into the protein MIRWIFFDVGSTLVDEAVSYQRFANECALVLRDYGKQVSAAEFLEKMKEMAALGEAPIRSAWSWYGLLASLRPRWKHVDEIVYPDVIPTLNYLSQFYHLGIIANQGRGLEERLEVFGIRHFFDKIICSEEIGYKKPNRAIFDVALADANCRAEDAIYIGDRMDNDILPAKAVGMRTVHILQGIGPHDCPNTRLESDITIQQLSDLCSLF
- a CDS encoding LTA synthase family protein; protein product: MGFILILVTLYWGKTLWAYLIDFNLDTKGFYQNFILFINPLPVGLLFIGLALYVKSTKWFYRTAGLLYFLLFLWLFSNTLYFREFSDYISISTMMASSSVAAGLFQTTLKALRIWDLVYFLDFIVVTYFFFKKKIPVDPQPFNKRSSFAVTALSILLFSINLFLAEIDRPELLSRGFSNTYIVRALGLPSFLGYNAYQTYNVHKDRSEATAEDLVPVQEYVAEHYAKPNDEFFGMAKGRNVIYLHLESLQQFIIDYKLKVDGKEYEVTPFLNSLYHSNSTFAFSNFFNQVKAGKTSDAETMIETSLFGLNQGSFMVQYGGSNTQQAAPHILSQEGGYTSAVFHGNAAGFWNRNNTYKQWGYNYFFDKSYFTETTAENSFEYGLNDKVMFADSIQYFEHLQQPFYTKFITVSNHYPYTTSLTGDETGFPLADTKDETINGYFATANYLDASIKAFFDYLKATGLYEKSIIVLYGDHYGISNSRNPSLAPLLDANSETWSDYDNAMLQRVPYMIVVPGMNKGRIINTFGGEIDALPTLEHLLGIDSKKYLQVGQDLLSKDNHQIVALRTPGSFITPDYTSYGGKLYSTKTGEEITNPDEETLKKVEDIRTRVKNQLAASDAIQTGDLLRFLDNGLPTVNTKDISYINSLKTQLALEEELGDNSTSLYSKNGEKSTVDLFQAPSYRNLHESNPASTSPNSSTSSSSSSSEKKE